DNA sequence from the Deinococcus fonticola genome:
TGGGAGGTTTCCTGTGAAACTCGATTCCCTTCGTCAGGTGCCTGGCCTCGTGGCAGCCGTGCTGGTCGGTGAGGACGGCCTGACCATCGAATGCATCGGGGAGGGCAGCGAAGCCCTGGCCGCCGAGCTGGCCAGCCTGCGCACCAGCATCGCCCGCGTGAGCGACCGCATGGGCGCGGGCCGCGTCACCCGCCTGGCCTTCACGAGTGAACGCATGGAAATCGTCGCCATGGCCAGTGGCGATTACGTACTGGGCAGCGCCATTCAGCGCGGCATCGACACGCGCCCCGCCCAGCAGGCCCTGGCCCGCCTCGCCCTGGAAATCGTCGACCTGCCCGCCGGTGAAGCATGATCGACAGCCTCCTTGAAGTTCGCGGCGTGCGCTACGCCTCCCTGGTCGACAACGCCGGACAGGTCGTCCTGCATGTCGGTGAAGGCAGCGCCGACGTGGAAGTC
Encoded proteins:
- a CDS encoding roadblock/LC7 domain-containing protein, with product MKLDSLRQVPGLVAAVLVGEDGLTIECIGEGSEALAAELASLRTSIARVSDRMGAGRVTRLAFTSERMEIVAMASGDYVLGSAIQRGIDTRPAQQALARLALEIVDLPAGEA